AACCAGCATGGAAAAAGACTAGGTATCTTTCGAGAAGACAAGAGGTAGGATAAGCATAACCTCGCCTTGCCAAAACAAGTAAGGTTCCTCAGATACCTCTAAATCATGTGAGCAACGCTTGATGCCCGTAAGTGACGGCAGGTGGGGCATGTGTACCAATGCCCCGCCGGGGCTAACACGCAACTGCCTAACAAAACAAGCTCAGGGGGTAGAAGAAAGTAGCAGTGGAAGGAGCCCTGCGCCAGGGTCTAATCCACAGGTCCAGGCACGCAAGAGGTAACATGACAACGttgggaagaggaagaggcgcacaagagaGCGAGCGACTTggggaggggggaaaaaaagacgacgattaaaaaaaaaaaaaaaaaaaaaaaaaaaaaacttgccTTGACTTTGCGTTTGCGACAGTCTGTTCACTCAACCCCAAACAGCGTAATTGTTAGAGCAATCCCATACGATCCTTCTCCTCAGCCAACACAACCATATATTCTCGGACTCGAGAACAAGGCCCGGAAGGATACTGGACTCGGCTCATCGCATCTCAAGCCGCAACTTTCGGACTGAAAATAGACATAATTCGCAGTCTTTCCATTGCGCCGCACGTAACAGAGACGGGAGATTCCTcgagaacaaaaagaaaaacggaAGCAAACTGACGCACTCTCACAAGCAGCTGGCACAGCTGTTCTCTTTTGTTTCCTAGGTCCTCCGGGACCCGTGGGTGAGGGCGGTCGTTTGTATGGCCCTCCTGGGGTGCTTGGGAGCAATGCTCGAAGCCTTTGGGCGCTGCCGCTACCCTTGGTGCCCTCCCTGCCAGTGTTACCAATGCTGTCCCCACCAACACTTCCCCCCCTTTGACTACCACTGCTGGCCATTCTGATACATTCGTTGGCTCTTGTCAGAGCTGCAATGCTCTTGCTATGGGCTCTCGAGAGCGGGTTCTCCGAATCTGCTTGCCAAAGGATTTGCTGTCGAGTATGCACCTTGGTGGCGGCGACATTATCTTGGACGTGGCGCTTGCGTTTCTCGAATCCAGATATCCAGAGGGCTTGATGCTGCAGTTTGTGGGCTGTGGGCGACATGAAAGTGTATGTAGGTCAACCACTCGAGACCCTCACCGTCTAATGGATACAATCTCTGCtgcaggggttttttttttttcttcttctttttttttcccaagtCTGCGAGTAGGTGGAAGACACGAAGTCAAGACACCCGATGGGACACGCTCAAGGCTCCCATTGGTGATCGGGATCGAGACTTCTCGTTGCTCAGAAACATGCTCATCGGAGACCGCTGAAAAGAGTGGTAAAGGGAGGAGTGATCGAAAGATATATGGATGTGATAGGTCAGAAATCAACCCAAGCCCAAGCGGACCCGAAACTCGGGAACGGGACACGGCCCCCGAATTCCATCCATGCCCGTTTTGCTGCGAGAAAGGCATGTGTCTCGACCTGCTTTCAATCATGACAACTCATGGGGTAATCTCATGCCGGCCTCGGACGTGTTGGTCGGGCTACCTACCTCTTACCTACTCCATTCAGCCCTTCAGTTCGTTGCCGCCCGGCCAATGCATCTGAAGCGGAGGGAGGCAGCCACTCTGCCTTAGCCATGTCAGTCCACAGGGAACAGGGATCTCCCGGGCTGGAAAACACGGGTCAACTCAACCTGCACCAACCTCAACAATATAGACTCCTGATTGGGTAAGTCATAGGCCCCACTGGCCTTGTGTTGGTCTGCTTTCGGCTCGTCTTGGCATTGCAGGGGGACAGCGACGCGGGGGACTGTGAACCTGATCTCGATTTTGTTGCCGAGATAACTTGACGGTCCCGGGTTGGCTGGGCAGGCCTAGAAACAAGGGCTAGGCTCATAAAGCGCCTGTTAGCTCATGAGCTATCCCATTTGTCTGCAGCAAAAGCAGCACCAAAGCACTCACAACACACACCGCGGCTCTTCCGTACTCCGTATAATCAGCCCACCCATATCATCAACACCGCCCTCGGCCTCAACACTCTGCCCTACGGCTTCCCGTTTCAACTGCAAGTTTCTCccctctccttttttttctctctttctctcttctctgttCTCCATTCTATATCCTGACCCCAACACACTACTAAAGTATCCACTACCAATGTCCGCTTCCTGTTGCGCTAAAAAGTCCCGTGCATGTACTTGGTAGGTTGTCCGAAGTAGTATTTGTTATGGCCCATAAAACGAATATTGCCAAACGCTGGACCGGAACACCCGGAGCGGCCCTCCGTTGACACGGATCCGGCCCCACTGGCTTTGATGATTGGACGCTGTGTTGTTGTAATAATCTTTCCGGTCAAATTTTGGGTGCGGCGTACTGTCCGAGATGCATGACTGCAATCCACGTGGTAACTATGCGCATGTATGGCGCCCCCTAAGCGCATATCCAAATCTCGGTAGTTATTTGACCttgtccctttttttcttctcataTTTGCTATCTTTGTTTGTGTGACCAGGTTGgcgttcttttttatttcgcGCGCGATGTTTATGTGGACGTTTCGCATGACATGCAACAACTGCAGCCAagagacaagcctcggggccgataaaaaaaattatggcgACATCTCGCATTCAATGTGTGATTACGGCAACTACCCCGGACCTTGTCATGGGGACCGGGCGCTGATAATGAAGGTGGAGGAGGAGCCCAGTTGAGGAACACGGGAATCCTTTTCGTCGGCTCCATACCCGGAATTGGTCAATCACCCCGCCTCGGAAGGACATCCGAGCCAGAATATCCAACAACAAGAGATGCATTCCATCACCGGTGTGGGAACAAAGCTGCAAAGGCCTGATAGCAGCATACCAGGCATAAGTGAGGTATGCACATGGCGAAACCTCGCAATGCGACTCTCTCGTGATTCCAAGTCACAGGCATATATGTACAAAGTGGTGGGGGTTTGTGATATACAAGACCTAACCTGACTATGAGGAAGGTTATCTGTTTCCTGATTTGGTCTCCCAATAAACAGTAtttgtttttgtgtttttcaatattttattttgttttctctttgTCTTCATCGTTGAGTTttgaagagagagaaaaaaacaaagaaaaaaaaagccatgtgGCAGCCTTGCAGCTGCGATGGGGGTTCCTGTTCCACTTCTTGATGACATATGTATCGGTCGAGATTGGTGTTTATGGGTCCGACTTCGACAAGCGTTAGCCGTCAGGGGCTGCCGAGGGCCCCTGACATTGGTTCAGTGCTTCTTCGACCGGCTGCGACGCTCGAAACTGGGGCTGGAGGTGTCGATCATGCCTCAATTCCAGAGATTGCAGACGCAAGGTCGACCCCATTGATGGTGACATGGACTGCGTCCGGGCCTCCGATGACGTCTGTGTAGAGGCTGAGGACACAGTTTCGGAGCTGATGGCAATGCCGAGGTAGCGTCAGCAAAAGATCCATTGCTCCATCCTCATGAGGCACATATCTCCCCCGTCACGTGTGTCGGGCTGTGGCCCCCCTTAGTGATGGATAATATCAACTCCTCAAGCTCTTTCTTATCTCTCATGAACTACAAGTAGCGCCTGGAGAGTGTACAAGAAGTGTCCACACTTGGAGCAAAGCGAGCCAAAGAAAACAATAACGCCGTTGGGTGGCGAAAACGGAAGCACTTACATCTCCACAGCCCTGGCATTGATCCAGTTGTTGATGCTGGGATTGTCGCAGTGGGCATGAGCAAGGAGTCTCGTTCGCCATTCGACAGCCTCTCGAACCACTTGTTCCAGCTCCCTCTTGAGCAGCATGTTAAGTGTTCCCATATTCCGTTCTCGAAACTCCAGTTCCTTTTCGTTATTTTTGGTCTTCTCGCGGCATTTCTTGGCTGCGGCTCGGTTACTGCCCGGAGGCCTAGGGGCCCGTACACGCCGTTCTTTGACAGTTGTGTTTGTCGTACTACCCGTGGTGGACTTCGGTTCCACGTGGCTGATTTCTTGCCCCTTGTCCGGCTTTGCGGCGTCAAGATTTGGGGTGACGTTGGATCCAGCCGATGTGGGAGACGAGCCCGGCAGATCAGGGTAACTTGTGGTCGACGCACAAGCTTCATCCCCCACTGATGATTCCGGGACCACAACTTCATCCTGTGGACGGTCCTCACTGAATCTGTATGGCAACGAAGACATTCGCGATGAGTTTGGAGTGGCGACATAGCTGGCCGGCGTAGCTGGTGATGACCCCGGGCAAGAGTGTAGTGCGTTGACTTCGAGCTTGACCGCATTCAAATGTGTATCTGGGATAAACATATCGCGTTGTCCATCATGTTGTGGGAAAACATAGCCCGACGTATCTGTTTGGATCTCTGCTGAATGTTTGAAAGGGCCCATTGGGGTCTTTGGCTGATATGAGTGGCCCAAGTCGTAAGATTCCGCCGGTGGGGTCATCATTGCCGTCTGCCAAGCTTGAGGCGGTTGATGCAAGGCAAGGGACGACATGTCTGTCGAGGTCCAAGGACTGTGGCTGGGCATTTGATATGGCATAAAGCTTGATCCAAAGCCGAAGGGATGTCCATCATAACTTCCCCATACGTTCCCGCCTTGCAAGTAATTCATTGCATCGTCGGGATCCATAGCACTAGCGCTGCTATTCACCCCAGCGTAGTCTTGCTGTGTATGGTACGAGCCATTCAGCAGTGACGACTGATCGCCTTGGTCCATGGCATCAAGCCCCATTCCATACTTATTGGTATCAGCCTGGTAGTTGTGATAATCGAGAGGATGTGCATGGGCCACGGAGCCATACCCGCTGTCCGGCGCGGTTCCGAGAAAGCTTCGGTTGCTGTTTGACTCCATGTGAGTACTCTTGCGGCCGCCTAAGCCCAATCATAGTACTCCATATGGAATTGCTCCCAGATGAGACCTCAGCTTGTCTTGACCCTGCCTGGCCACGGCCGTTTTCCTTTTCGATGCGCGGCAGGCCAGTTGCTATTGTTTGTCGGTGGTTCGAGCAGGCCAAAATAAAACACAACAAAACTCTCCGAGCTGGGCAAGAGAGAAGTTATAGGTCCTGGCACCGATGGTCCCATCAGTTCGAAAATGGTAAGGGCTTGAACCGGTAGGGGTGCAGGGTCTGGGGATATGATAGGTGAGCCCATGGTGGTGTACTCGCTTGGAGGTACGGGGTCCAAACAACCACAATATGATGGGATGCTTTGTTATATTGTCGCATGTCATCCAGCTGCTCACTCGAGGCAACTGTCCCTAATCTCGACCAGAGGGTACCGGGGACTGTATGCGACCCATGGACTGTGTCGAGACTAATGCATGCATCTATCCGATTCTACCAGGGCGGCCGGACAAATCAGAATCCAGGACGGGGCCCCTTTGTCGGTGGCACGAATATCAAATTCTTGTTCGCGGGGAGAGAGCCAAGAATTAATAAATCTACCAGCCTCTATGTGAGGTTAACACACGCTTGCATGAAACCGGTAACTCTGGCTTTGCACCTGTTTCCCCGGCTGTCTACGATCTCGAGGTAGTACATTGTCCCATCGAGGAAAGGGATGCGAGCCAAGGCTGCATTGTGAACATGGTTACTCCGTAGAGCAAGTTAACCCCAGGACAAATTGCCGCAGGGGGGGTCCAAGATAGCCTTCATACATCTCGGAGCTTAAGTGCAATATGCTCTTGGCGGGTGAGAGTAGAgtaggctgctgctgcatcgACACACAGCCCTCTCTTTAGCCATGAATGACACCTCGGCGTGACGCAAAGAAAGTAGAAACCGGTGAGCCCATGCCTTGGCGTTTGCAACACGTCGACTAAGATGATGGAACATAGGTACCCATGTTTAATGAGACTGGGTAAGATCTCTATCGGTTTCAATTCCAACAATACCTGGGAAATATTTCGGCGTCACTTGAGCCAAGGTCTTGTCAATCGAGATATTGTTTGACTGGCGATCGTATCGCTGGTCTGGGGGTGGATATGCGGCTCACAGGATGTTTTTCAACCGGGGCAAGAAGAAAGCAGAGACAGAGAGGGGGCAAACCAACATTATACGGAGTATGGAGTAGGTGGGATAGAAGCCGTTTGTCTGATTGGGTATTCAGGGAGAACTGTGGActcattttcttttgtttctagACTCTAGGCTAGCGGAACACGACCTGGGAACACTCTGTAATCAACATCAGCCCTCAGCCGTCCGCTTGGATGCGTAGGTAGACAAAAAAGGAGTGGCGATTATCATGCATGCCGTATGCAGTGCATTGTACCGTACCGTACCGTACCGTACATGGGCAGCTTGACCAACTGGTGACTGTAGTCTGGGTATCAAATCTGAATGCAGCATGGCTTGCAAGGGTATTCGTATCGGTCCCAGGTACGGTAGCAAGGGTAGCTACCTTACCCAAgcttgggtaggtaggtgtcGGTAGATTTGGGCTGGGGATGCGTCAACACCTCTTGACAATCGTAGGGACTAGCATCATCCCCGATGTGCATTTCGACGGTGGCAACAAGCTAGATCTCCCGAGTGGTTGATGTTGCGGAGAGGCAGGTGCTGCGTGGCTTCAAAGGGAAAAAGTCCTATTGGTATCACCGGGAGTCACCGCATGTACTGTGTAGTGTGTAGTACTTCGTACGATACCTTGGATACGTATACCAGGGCCGGTAAATTCCAAGGGATTCGATGACAGCCAGGATGAATGTGTGGTATCCAATACGACGAAGACAGGTTGCAATCTTCCATGGCCTGAAAAATCTCAACTGCTGATGAGTCGGACCGGGTTCGAGGAGACCAACCCGTCCACAAGACCCATGATCCTAGCAGAATTGGTTCGCCATTCAACGCACCAACTGCAGCAGCAAGGAAGGAACGACGTGGGGTAGTATTCGGGGTGGTACTGGTAACTAACTGTACTTGCCAGTTACCGGTACGATACAGCAGTTCGAGACgcataaggtaggtacctacctacctacctaggtaaggtaggtattcaATCGCCATTGCTACCCTAGGCATCGAGCATTTATCATTAGACCTACCTAGTTGCGCATTCCTTCCTTATCTTCCAAACTCAGCCAAGTCGTCACCGCTTAGGCTCTTCGATGCTACCTGGGGCAGGGTGCAATCTGCGCTCCCACTCAATGCAGCCGCCCGAATCCCCCATCTCGGGAAACTTTGGAGCGGCTGATTTGGTCCGGGCAGCAGGGCCCTCGCACAGCCGTTGGAGGGGGGAGCCACCTTCTAGAGTCTCTCCCGTCCTGGAGCAACCTGCGCGCGGGCAGATTTCGGCCGATCCCTAGAGATGATTCGACACGTAGCCGACAGACAGCGCATACCTCTATCGAGGATTGTTTTGGTTTCAACccccgtttttttttgtgcggaACGTGTTCTTTACAGTATATCTATCCCGTACGGCCGCGAGGATACATGGACTATTCTGGGTCTATCCATTATTACTATACGGAGGCCTGGCATTACTTTCTGCATATTGCATCAAAACACTCTCACACTCAGGATTCACActagcaaagaaaaaaaaaacagaaaaaaagagtgcaAAATGAATAGATACCCCGGCCTTATTAAGCCTCTTCCAGACCACATCCCCAAGGTCACACACAATATTTGCTTCAACCCTCTTCAGCGGGAGGAGACAACAAAAAGTCTGGGGTTGCACCGGGTTTcacatctagaactagactaatTTCTCAAAGGTCAGATCCGGGATCCTGCTGCTTGTCTTTCACATTCCGATCGTGAAGAGCTAGCTACCTTGGGTATGTAGGTATGCAATCTCTGttttgcaaaaaaagaattcaACTAGCCAAGCATGAGGTGGAACATAATGTCCGCGGCGGAAAACCCCCGCAGGATCTCATGTCGTCACCACCAGATAGATGTTGTGAGATGGATGTTACCATTGCCTTCTTGGCAATGACGCATCGTACCTCGTGGGGGAGAGATGATTGGAGCACTGAAGATGCGATGCGGGCATCTATCCTATCCGAAGTTCCTGGTTAACCGCCTCTTCCAGTAAATAAAAACTGGATTATTCCATCGAGTTCCCGTGATTATCTCAAAAAGAGATCAAGATTCATCATCATTTTCCTGCCGTTCATCTCGAAATGTCACATCGGTCCGGTCACACTTTGGATGACCTGCGTTTGTTTTTATGTTTAACCCGTCCTTCTCCTGTGCCTGGATCTGCGGTCACGAAAACGACAAGCGCCACCCCGAACAGCCCACCACCCACCCAACCACTACTGGCTTGCTACGTAATTAATTAAATAGTAGCTCCCCAGTTCTCTTTGTACCCAGCAAGCCAAGAAACTCGATTTCTTGTCAAATGCCATCGAATCAAAGGACAACAGGAACCCCATCCGATAGCTATGGGGACCATTCCAAccagacaagaaaaagaaaaaaaaaggaaaaagaaatcacGCCCCCTCCTTCGGCGGTCTCCGCCATCACCTCCCAACCAACGTTCCTCGTCTCACCGAAAATTCACAAAGACCTTGTCTGCTCTCTACTCCGtagactcttttttttaccccAGCGGCTGCGGCTTTTTGCGGCTTGACGGGAATGCCGCGTGCACCCCTGAATTCCAAGTTCACTGAcgctgcttttctttttttttcctgtgcGATATATACGAGACCGGTAGTTATTTACGCAACCTAACTCCGGGAGCCCCTCTTTCGGGCATTTTTTTGACCTCTCACATCTCGTGCTGTATCATGACGTCCGTGGCTCGACaatgtcaaaaaaaaaaaaattcgttGATgattcacggcttttgtccCCCGAATCATCAGCCACCCCGATGTTGATAGCCCACACATGTCCGACACGGGGCTGAAGAAAACCATCATTCACACACATGTTCCAACAGCCCTTCGGCGATCTCAGAAAGCTGGGTGTCTCACGGAGTTTGCCGCTGCAAGGATGATGTGGGTAGACATTTCATCTCTGGCTCGCCCAAGAACCATCGGGAATGGTAGATGCCTTTTCATCCCCTGCCCTATAGTCTCAGGTTCTCGTCGACAATCCCTCCCGGCGGTCGATTCCGAACGCCTGGCCAGCTAGATACATACCTAGCTGCCTAGGTAGCTATCAAGCCAGGTCttcttcccccccccccccccttcttTTTTACATCGTTACATTGAACAACacaaaaagcaagaaaagCAGTTCGCCCATCCTCGTCTTGGCCGCTGCAGTCTCGCGTATACAGGGGTTCTTCTTTTCTGCCTTTCGGATATTTTAACAATCGATctcttgaaaaatgtaagtGGCCGGGCCTCCCGTCCGGCATGGGTAGTGAGGCACCACCCGAGATTTCCTCCGCCTCTTGTCCACACCAGTCGTAATGGTCATCGCGACGCACGCAGCAGTCCGTGGGGGAGAGGGGGCgattttttctctccccccctttttttttcttgaccaTTTTCAGGTCCTACACGCACTCCATCCCCCCCTGGCTTCATGCATGGCGACACGTAAAAGCATGACCTTGcccaaaacgaaaaaaaaagaaaaaaaaacatggacCGTACCGCAAGCAGGCAAAGCTTGTGTGTCCTCGTGCAAAGTGTTACACAGCAGCGGAAGAGGCCTGGCAAATCTGGCCGAGACGAGAGGTACCGGGGATCAGCAGTACCGTGACTTTTCCGTCAATGGAAGCATGGCACAGGGTATTTCGGGGCTCTCCACATCATGTAGCCCTGCGAGAACCGACGGCTACTGGCATAAACAAACGATTGGGACGTTCATGTTCACAAGCCAGTCATAATGAACCGGGCGCTTTGGGTCCTGTTCCCCGAAGTGGGACTCGACGGCCATCTCCGAAAGGCAAAGGTAGAAAGGCTTGCTTAGAAATAACTCAAATTATGCATGCACTCATTAATTATGTacagttctagttctaggtagAGACGTCTCCGAGCCAATCCCATCCCTCTCTCAAACAAGTGAGCTGCCGTTGAAAGCCACCAGGTTCGGCGTGTCAGCGTTGCGCAGCGTTGCGGCATTCGGAGTGGCCAGCTCCTTGATTCGATCAGCCACGGCCGCGGGACTCGACACACCATCACGTGCCATCAGATACAGCGCCAGTCCGGCCACATGGGGAGTAGCCGACGACGTGCCCGACATGGAGAAGGTCGCTGTGTTAGTGCCTATGTACGTCGACAGGACATGGGAACCCGGGGCCAGGACGTCGACCGACGGGCCGTAGTTGGAGTACTCGGCCTCGGTCCAGTCCGAAGCAATGGCGCCCACCGTGATGGCCTCGGGGGCGGATCCGGGCGAGCGagtagacgacggcaggttgTCATTTCCGGCAGCCACGACGCTCAGTACGCCTGCATTGTATGCGGCGGCGATAGCGCCGCTGTAGGCATCAGAATTGCGAGCACTAAGCGACATGTTGATGACTGACTTGGCCGTTCGGCTTTTGGCCAGGATGTCGTTGACAGACCACGTGTAAGCCTCCAGGACCACGGCCGTCGTGGTTGAACTGCCGCTCAACACCTTGACGTCGATCAGGTTCACGTCCTTGAAAACACCGTACGTCTTGCTGCCGATGGTGCCGGCAACGTGCGTCCCGTGACCGCTAACATCGGTGTGCACGCCTCCCCAGGCGTTGTAGCCGCGCACCGCCCGGCCGCCGAAGTCAACGTGGTTAATGTTGATACCGCTGTCGATGACGTACGCGTACATATCGGCGCCAGTGACCGTGTCGTCGTAGATGTACGAGTCGAAGCCGGCATTGTGGTGCGAGACGGCGGCGAGTCCCCAAGTCGAGCCGTTCTGCGTCACCTCGGCCGACGTGGTCCAGATCTGGTCGGGTTCCACAGCGGCGACCTGTATGCTAGTGTTAGCTTTTATGTCTCTTGAGGATgagaatgaaaaaaaaaaaaaaaaacttacatCTGGGTCCCTCTTGATCTCCTCAACCGTAGCGTCGTCAAACTTGCCATAGT
Above is a genomic segment from Pyricularia oryzae 70-15 chromosome 7, whole genome shotgun sequence containing:
- a CDS encoding oryzin, translating into MVNFAVIATTLVGTLLLPGAVLGAPVDPVDHSITDRYIVTLKPGVTMERRDAHLDRVASLHKRSLGRRDLPGTESTVDIEEFHAYYGKFDDATVEEIKRDPDVAAVEPDQIWTTSAEVTQNGSTWGLAAVSHHNAGFDSYIYDDTVTGADMYAYVIDSGININHVDFGGRAVRGYNAWGGVHTDVSGHGTHVAGTIGSKTYGVFKDVNLIDVKVLSGSSTTTAVVLEAYTWSVNDILAKSRTAKSVINMSLSARNSDAYSGAIAAAYNAGVLSVVAAGNDNLPSSTRSPGSAPEAITVGAIASDWTEAEYSNYGPSVDVLAPGSHVLSTYIGTNTATFSMSGTSSATPHVAGLALYLMARDGVSSPAAVADRIKELATPNAATLRNADTPNLVAFNGSSLV